The genomic stretch AGAAAATCGACAGAGCGTACAGTCCGGTCAGGAGGCTCACACGCAGCTTCGCATTGCGGCTGTTCGTGAGGAAGACGTACAGTAAGGTGCCCATCGAGGCGAGACAGACCGTGACCACGGACAGCGAGAGGGGTGAACGCCAGTATGCCTGGAGGGCCTCGCCGATGATCTCGAAGAAGCTAGCCATCCCGCTTCTCCCTGGATTGCCGTTTCTCGACCTCCGTCCTCAGCGATCCGAGCTGATCCTTCGGAAGGGAGGATGGATTCTCGAGCAGGTAGGAGACGGCCGCCCCGCCGAAGGTGTTCAGCACGCGATCGATCATCGCGGCCATCGCCTTTCGATAGGCCCGGCCCTCTTTCAACCGGTAGTAGATTTTCTTCTCGCTCTCCTTCCGAATCGCGATGAGGTCCTTGTCGACGAGCCGGTAGAGAGTCGTCGTCACGCTCGTGTACGCGACATCGCGTGTCTTCCGCACTTCGTCGTAGATTACGCCCGACGTCGCCGGCCCTAGGTTCCGGACAGCACGGAGCACTGCCAACTCGAGGTCGCCAAGCTCCATACGAATACTAGAACGATAGTAATCTAGTTAAAGCTTGCCCACGACGGCCAAGCCTCGAAGGCAGGCCCGCCGGAGGCTCACGCTAGCGCGCCGGCCTGCGTCGCCAGCTCCGTGAACCGCTTCGAGAGAATGTCGAGCCCCGCGACCAGGACGGCCTTCGAGGTGAGCGATCCGTCCGTCTCGAACTCCAGCACGATCCGCCTCGGGTCGTTGCCCACCTTGACCGAATCGACCTTGTACTGCTCGGCGAACTTCTTGCACGTCGCGCAGTCCGACGCCAGCTCGACCGTCTCTTCCTCCCCGGTCGCGGTCGACTGCATGTGGCTCTCGCAGAACGGGACGTCCGGATCGAGGGGGTCGAGCGCCTTGCCGCCCGCCTTCAGGATCGGGTAGTACCGATAGCCGACGCCGTGGGTCGCCTGCCACTTCGCGTGGTCCTTGCCCGTTCCGAGGACGGCGGTCGCGTAGATGAGCATCGCCTGGCCGTCCCCGAGCTTGACGATCGG from Thermoplasmata archaeon encodes the following:
- a CDS encoding BlaI/MecI/CopY family transcriptional regulator, translating into MELGDLELAVLRAVRNLGPATSGVIYDEVRKTRDVAYTSVTTTLYRLVDKDLIAIRKESEKKIYYRLKEGRAYRKAMAAMIDRVLNTFGGAAVSYLLENPSSLPKDQLGSLRTEVEKRQSREKRDG
- a CDS encoding DNA-directed RNA polymerase subunit D, yielding MKIRVLSQAPDAMRLLLEETEPTFANAIRRVLVADVPKMAIEDVEFHLGPIRAEDGKEYESVSPLFDEMISHRLGLIPIPTDLGLYNRREDCPTCHGEGCPNCTIIYSVNKRGPGLVTSADLEPIGDAKLKPTDAAIPIVKLGDGQAMLIYATAVLGTGKDHAKWQATHGVGYRYYPILKAGGKALDPLDPDVPFCESHMQSTATGEEETVELASDCATCKKFAEQYKVDSVKVGNDPRRIVLEFETDGSLTSKAVLVAGLDILSKRFTELATQAGALA